Within the Thermosynechococcus sichuanensis E542 genome, the region TTAGCCACCACTCCCATCTTTGACTTAGAGTTGCCCAAACGGCTAGAAGCTCAGGGGGTGGAGTTTGCCGCTGCTCCCCCACCGCGCAATAGCTGGTTGTTGAATGTCCTCGGTTGGGTGATTCCGCCGATTGTGTTTGTATTAATTTTTCAATTCTTTGCCAGTCGCCAAGTCGGCGGTGGCCCGCAGGGGGTGCTCTCTATTAGTAAAAGTCGTGCCAAGGTCTATGTCGAAGGTGCGAATACGGGCATTCGCTTTGATGATGTGGCCGGCGTTGAGGAAGCCAAAGCAGAACTGGTTGAAATTGTTGATTTTCTGAAAAATCCCCAGCGCTATATCCAAATTGGTGCTCGCATTCCCAAGGGAGTGTTGCTGGTGGGGCCACCCGGTACTGGGAAAACCCTGCTGGCCAAAGCGGTTGCTGGCGAAGCCAATGTGCCCTTTTTCTCGATTTCGGGATCTGAATTTGTCGAACTATTTGTGGGTGTCGGGTCTGCCCGCGTACGGGATCTCTTTGAGCAGGCGAAAAAGCAAGCCCCCTGCATTGTCTTTATTGATGAGTTGGATGCCATTGGTAAGTCCCGTTCTAGTGCCGGCTTTTATGGCGGGAACGATGAGCGGGAGCAAACCCTCAACCAACTGCTCACAGAAATGGATGGCTTTGATGCTACGGGGGCAACGGTGATTGTCCTTGCCGCAACCAACCGGCCAGAAACCCTAGACCCAGCACTGCTGCGCCCTGGCCGCTTTGACCGCCAAGTGTTGGTGGATCGCCCCGATTTGAGTGGTCGGGAGGCAATTTTGAAAATTCATGCCAAAAAGGTGAAACTGGCCCCTGAAGTGGATCTGCACGCGATCGCTGCCCGTACACCGGGGTTTGCCGGTGCAGACTTGGCCAACTTGGTTAACGAAGCAGCCCTATTGGCGGCGCGCAATCAGCGGGAATTGGTGACACAGCAGGACTTTGCCGAAGCGATTGAACGGATTGTGGCGGGTCTGGAGAAGAAAAGCCGTGTCCTCAATGATAAGGAGAAGAAAATTGTTGCCTACCATGAAGTGGGGCATGCCCTTGTGGGGTGTGCGCTGCCGGGCAGTGGTCGGGTAGAAAAAATCTCCATTGTGCCCCGTGGCATGGCTGCCCTTGGTTACACACTACAGTTGCCAACGGAGGATCGCTTCCTCCTTGATGAGCAGGAACTGCGTGCCCAAATTGCCACGTTGCTGGGGGGGCGATCGGCAGAGGAGATTGTCTTTGGCACAATCACGACGGGGGCAGCGAATGATCTGCAACGGGCAACGGATTTGGCGGAGCGAATGGTGCGCAGCTACGGCATGAGCAAAGTTCTTGGCCCTCTTGCCTTTGAGCAGCAACAGTCGAGCTTTTTGACAAACAATGGCATGATGCTACGGGCAGTGAGTGAGGAAACGGCGCAAGCCATCGATCGCGAGGTCAAGGAAATTGTTGAGTCAGCTCACCAGCAGGCGCTGAGTATTCTCAAGGAAAACCGTGACCTTCTCGAAACCATCGCCCAAAAACTCTTGGAAAAAGAAGTGATTGAGGGCGAAGAACTCCACGAACTCCTTGGCCAAGTAAAAACTCCTGCCGCTGCCTAACTAAGGAAGCCGCAACAATGCCAAAAAAAAGACCAGTGGATTACTGGTCATTCAGTCCAATGTTTTTGTCTCAGAAGAGAAGTTAAGGCACACACAAAGCGGTGAAGGCGATTAAAAAACTGCGCTACCTTAGCTCCTCTTCTTTTTCCATGATAATGTAGCGAGAGTCACAAAAATTCACATATAAAATCTTTAGGTATTTCTACTCAAACCCATAACCGCAGGTAATCAGTTTAGCGGCCACCGACGGTAATGGCATCCACTTTGATGTGGGGTTGACCAACAGTGACGTAAATACTACCGCTAATCGAGCCACAGAAACCGGGGGCAAGAGCCAGATCATTGGCCGACATTGAAATGCGCTGCATGATTTCTTTGGCTTCGCCAATCAGTGTGGCTCCTTTGAGGGGCTGTTTGATCTGGCCATTTTCAATCCAGTAGGCCTCCTCAACGGCAAAGTTAAATTGACCCGTGGCACCGACACTCCCACCCCCCATCCGTTTGCAGTAAATGCCGCGATCAATGGAGGCAATTAAGTCCTCAACAGTGTATTCGCCGGGGGCAATGTAGG harbors:
- the ftsH4 gene encoding ATP-dependent zinc metalloprotease FtsH4, which codes for MAIKDSPQTPRSRQIGNFLLLLGVSFLLLNLFFPQLFSPRPPQVPYSVFIHQVEEGEVSRVYISQNEILYQLKPEGDRPAQVLATTPIFDLELPKRLEAQGVEFAAAPPPRNSWLLNVLGWVIPPIVFVLIFQFFASRQVGGGPQGVLSISKSRAKVYVEGANTGIRFDDVAGVEEAKAELVEIVDFLKNPQRYIQIGARIPKGVLLVGPPGTGKTLLAKAVAGEANVPFFSISGSEFVELFVGVGSARVRDLFEQAKKQAPCIVFIDELDAIGKSRSSAGFYGGNDEREQTLNQLLTEMDGFDATGATVIVLAATNRPETLDPALLRPGRFDRQVLVDRPDLSGREAILKIHAKKVKLAPEVDLHAIAARTPGFAGADLANLVNEAALLAARNQRELVTQQDFAEAIERIVAGLEKKSRVLNDKEKKIVAYHEVGHALVGCALPGSGRVEKISIVPRGMAALGYTLQLPTEDRFLLDEQELRAQIATLLGGRSAEEIVFGTITTGAANDLQRATDLAERMVRSYGMSKVLGPLAFEQQQSSFLTNNGMMLRAVSEETAQAIDREVKEIVESAHQQALSILKENRDLLETIAQKLLEKEVIEGEELHELLGQVKTPAAA